A stretch of Desulfobacter hydrogenophilus DNA encodes these proteins:
- a CDS encoding circularly permuted type 2 ATP-grasp protein, producing MKFSNYSPAEYYDELFHKDGTVRDGARKLIDTIESLPEDALLIKQQSAETSLLQLGNTFNVYGSEEGTEKILPFDIIPRIIEDREWQQIEKGLQQRIHALNLFLEDIYHDKKIIKDKVIPEDLIMSCAAYRKQMEGFTPPKGIWCHVTGTDLIRDTDGKFYVLEDNLRCPSGVSYVLENRQVLKRTFPEVFASSRIRAVDEYPHKLLATLENLLPATASNPKIGVLTPGRYNSAYFEHSFLAQQMGIELVEGQDLVVSNDRLYMRTTKGLSPIDVLYRRIDDDFIDPKVFRSDSMLGVPGIMSAYFKGRVAMANAPGTGVADDKAVYAYVPKIISYYLGEDPILPNVPTYVCWDDKDRAHVLDNLDKFVVKAANESGGYGMMIGPHADKAEREEFARRIKANPRTYIAQPTISLSQVPTVIGDHFEGRHVDLRPYVLYGEDIYVLPGGLTRVALRKGSLVVNSSQGGGTKDSWVLNDTF from the coding sequence ATGAAATTTTCAAATTATAGTCCGGCAGAATACTATGATGAACTCTTCCACAAGGACGGCACGGTCAGGGACGGTGCCAGAAAGCTCATCGACACAATAGAGTCCCTGCCGGAAGATGCGCTGCTTATAAAGCAACAGTCTGCAGAAACCTCGCTGCTACAGTTAGGCAACACCTTTAATGTGTATGGAAGCGAGGAAGGAACAGAAAAAATCCTGCCCTTTGACATTATCCCAAGAATCATTGAGGACCGGGAGTGGCAGCAAATTGAAAAGGGATTGCAGCAGCGCATCCATGCCCTGAATCTGTTCCTTGAAGATATCTACCATGATAAAAAAATCATTAAAGACAAGGTGATTCCCGAAGATCTGATCATGTCTTGCGCGGCTTACCGCAAGCAGATGGAAGGATTTACCCCGCCCAAAGGCATCTGGTGCCATGTCACGGGAACGGACCTGATCCGGGATACGGACGGCAAATTTTATGTACTTGAGGACAATCTGCGCTGTCCATCAGGTGTCTCCTATGTGCTTGAAAACCGCCAGGTCCTGAAACGCACGTTTCCCGAAGTTTTTGCAAGTTCCCGGATCCGGGCCGTGGATGAATATCCCCACAAGCTTCTGGCCACCCTTGAAAATCTACTACCAGCCACAGCATCAAACCCCAAAATCGGGGTGCTGACGCCGGGGCGGTATAATTCCGCCTATTTTGAACATTCATTCCTTGCCCAGCAAATGGGCATAGAGTTGGTGGAAGGCCAGGATCTTGTGGTGTCCAACGATCGGCTTTATATGCGGACCACCAAGGGGCTTTCGCCCATTGATGTCCTCTACCGCCGCATTGACGATGATTTTATCGACCCCAAGGTATTCCGGTCCGATTCCATGCTCGGGGTTCCGGGAATTATGTCGGCCTATTTCAAGGGCCGGGTGGCCATGGCCAATGCACCGGGCACAGGTGTTGCTGACGACAAAGCCGTGTATGCCTATGTGCCGAAAATCATTTCATACTACCTGGGGGAAGATCCCATTTTACCCAATGTGCCCACCTATGTGTGCTGGGATGACAAAGACCGGGCCCATGTGCTTGACAATCTGGATAAATTTGTGGTCAAGGCGGCCAATGAAAGCGGCGGATACGGTATGATGATCGGCCCCCACGCCGATAAGGCTGAACGTGAGGAGTTTGCCCGCCGTATCAAGGCCAACCCCAGAACCTATATTGCCCAGCCCACCATCAGTCTTTCCCAGGTGCCCACCGTTATCGGGGACCATTTTGAAGGACGCCATGTGGATCTTCGGCCCTATGTCCTTTACGGCGAGGATATCTATGTGCTTCCCGGCGGACTGACGCGGGTAGCCCTGAGAAAAGGGTCTTTGGTAGTGAACTCATCCCAGGGTGGGGGAACGAAAGACTCCTGGGTTTTAAATGACACATTTTAA
- a CDS encoding alpha-E domain-containing protein — MLSRVADSIYWMTRYIERAENIARFINVNLNLSLDMASDVSGAWQPLVMTTGDYDVFEKGYGANYSKENVIQFLALDHKYGNSIISCVAAARENARSVREIISSGMWEQINRSYLMLKDAAKNDLAIKAPHRFFKGITALSHMFTGLLHATMSQGEAFHFALLGQLLERADKTSRILDVKYFMLLPKPENVNSPYDVIQWGAVLKSTSGFETYRKQFHRIVPKQVCNFLIFDPNFPRSVRCCLISAQCALHKITGTQRGTVSNPAEKSIGRLCADLDYSDIDDVMSAGMHEYLDDLQTKINQVGIDIRETFFKIPDNQMEQTSVQVQ; from the coding sequence ATGCTAAGCCGTGTTGCAGATTCCATCTACTGGATGACCCGTTATATTGAAAGAGCTGAAAATATAGCTCGTTTTATTAATGTAAACCTTAACCTTTCCCTGGATATGGCTTCAGACGTTTCCGGTGCATGGCAACCCCTGGTGATGACAACAGGCGACTATGACGTATTTGAAAAGGGTTACGGTGCGAATTATTCCAAGGAAAATGTGATCCAGTTTCTAGCTTTGGACCACAAGTACGGCAACTCCATCATTTCATGTGTGGCTGCTGCCCGGGAAAACGCGCGAAGCGTCAGGGAAATCATCTCATCGGGCATGTGGGAACAGATTAACAGATCCTATCTTATGCTCAAAGATGCAGCTAAAAACGACCTGGCCATCAAGGCCCCCCACCGCTTTTTCAAAGGCATAACCGCGCTGAGCCATATGTTTACAGGCTTGTTACATGCCACCATGTCCCAGGGGGAGGCCTTTCATTTTGCCTTGCTTGGCCAGCTTCTTGAACGTGCTGATAAAACCTCCCGGATACTGGACGTTAAATACTTTATGCTGTTGCCAAAACCCGAAAACGTCAACTCTCCCTATGATGTGATCCAGTGGGGCGCTGTGCTTAAATCGACCTCCGGCTTTGAAACCTATCGAAAACAATTCCACCGGATTGTTCCCAAACAGGTATGCAACTTTCTTATCTTTGATCCAAACTTCCCAAGGTCCGTCCGCTGCTGCCTGATAAGTGCCCAATGCGCCCTGCACAAAATCACCGGTACCCAAAGGGGCACCGTATCCAACCCCGCGGAAAAAAGCATAGGCCGATTATGCGCAGACCTGGATTATTCGGATATTGACGATGTAATGTCTGCAGGCATGCACGAGTACCTTGATGATCTGCAGACAAAGATTAACCAGGTGGGGATTGACATCCGCGAGACATTTTTCAAAATCCCCGATAACCAGATGGAACAAACATCTGTCCAAGTCCAGTAA